From Oncorhynchus mykiss isolate Arlee chromosome 25, USDA_OmykA_1.1, whole genome shotgun sequence, a single genomic window includes:
- the LOC110505943 gene encoding enhancer of rudimentary homolog isoform X1 yields the protein MSHTILLVQPTKRPEGRTYADYESVNECMEGVCKMYEEHLKRMNPNSPSITYDISQLFDFIDDLADLSCLVYRADTQTYQPYNKDWIKEKIYVLLRRQAQQAGK from the exons ATG tctCACACGATCCTGTTGGTCCAGCCCACCAAGAGACCAGAGGGACGTACGTATGCTGACTATGAATCAGTCAACGAGTGCATGGAAG GTGTGTGTAAGATGTACGAGGAACACCTAAAGAGAATGAACCCAAACAGTCCATCCATCACCTATGACATCAGTCAACTGTTTGACTTCATCGACGACCTGGCTGACCTCAGCTGCTTGGT GTACCGTGCGGACACACAGACGTACCAGCCGTACAACAAGGACTGGATCAAGGAGAAGATTTACGTGTTGCTGCGACGCCAGGCCCAACAGGCTGGGAAATGA
- the LOC110505943 gene encoding enhancer of rudimentary homolog isoform X2, with protein MSHTILLVQPTKRPEGRVCKMYEEHLKRMNPNSPSITYDISQLFDFIDDLADLSCLVYRADTQTYQPYNKDWIKEKIYVLLRRQAQQAGK; from the exons ATG tctCACACGATCCTGTTGGTCCAGCCCACCAAGAGACCAGAGGGAC GTGTGTGTAAGATGTACGAGGAACACCTAAAGAGAATGAACCCAAACAGTCCATCCATCACCTATGACATCAGTCAACTGTTTGACTTCATCGACGACCTGGCTGACCTCAGCTGCTTGGT GTACCGTGCGGACACACAGACGTACCAGCCGTACAACAAGGACTGGATCAAGGAGAAGATTTACGTGTTGCTGCGACGCCAGGCCCAACAGGCTGGGAAATGA